In the genome of Parus major isolate Abel chromosome 2, Parus_major1.1, whole genome shotgun sequence, one region contains:
- the RNF152 gene encoding E3 ubiquitin-protein ligase RNF152, which produces METLSQDSLLECQICFNYYSPRRRPKLLDCKHTCCSVCLQQMRTSQKDLRCPWCRGITKLPPGYSVSQLPDDPEVIAVIAIPHTSEHTPVFIKLPSNGCYMLPLPLSKERALLPGDIGCRLLPGSQQKSLTVVTIPAEQQPLQGGLPAEAGAEEPDRRGAVKSSTWSGVCTVILVACVLVFLLGIVLHNMSCISKRFTVISCG; this is translated from the coding sequence ATGGAGACCTTATCCCAGGACTCTCTGCTGGAGTGCCAGATTTGCTTCAACTACTACAGCCCCCGCCGACGGCCCAAGCTGCTGGACTGCAAGCACACCTGCTGCTCCGTGTGCCTGCAGCAGATGAGGACCAGCCAGAAGGACCTGCGCTGCCCCTGGTGCCGTGGGATCACCAAGCTGCCTCCGGGCTACTCCGTGTCACAGCTGCCCGATGACCCCGAGGTGATCGCCGTCATCGCGATCCCCCACACCTCGGAGCACACCCCCGTCTTCATCAAACTCCCCAGCAATGGGTGCTACATGCTGCCCTTGCCTCTCTCCAAGGAGCGGGCGCTGCTGCCGGGAGACATTGGCTGCCGTCTCCTGCCCGGCAGCCAGCAGAAGTCCCTGACGGTGGTGACGATCCCCGCGGAGCAGCAGCCGCTGCAGGGCGGCCTTCCCGCCGAGGCGGGGGCGGAGGAGCCGGACCGGAGAGGCGCTGTGAAAAGCTCCACCTGGTCAGGGGTGTGCACTGTGATCCTGGTGGCCTGCGTCCTGGTCTTCCTCCTGGGCATCGTCCTCCACAACATGTCGTGCATTTCCAAGCGCTTCACGGTGATCTCCTGCGGCTGA